The following proteins are encoded in a genomic region of Nocardioides sp. cx-173:
- a CDS encoding GNAT family N-acetyltransferase, whose protein sequence is MTLSPDRVAAASSDWVWVPDSASAVETADYLLVRFPDWFEHPASLVRFEPTGDPAAALDEAAAKARELGADRLVVWVRAGAEPGLESLLVARRGVVDEVLDILALDLASATPELGAPEHLGLRWTTEAEVVRAAEEVSVQVFGGAVPPEDELAAMLERDRRTVATGGGGIVVAYADDRPLGFGGVGVVDDVARLWGGAVLEEARGRGVYRAVLAERLRYALAQGAAMALVKGRVATSGPILRRAGFAPYGQERSYLLPL, encoded by the coding sequence ATGACCCTGAGCCCGGACCGGGTCGCCGCGGCGAGCAGCGACTGGGTGTGGGTCCCCGACTCGGCGAGCGCCGTCGAGACCGCCGACTACCTGCTGGTCCGCTTCCCGGACTGGTTCGAGCATCCCGCGTCGCTGGTCCGCTTCGAGCCCACCGGTGATCCGGCGGCCGCGCTCGACGAGGCGGCGGCGAAGGCCCGCGAGCTCGGCGCCGACCGGCTGGTCGTGTGGGTCAGGGCCGGGGCGGAGCCCGGGCTCGAGAGCCTGCTCGTGGCCCGCCGCGGCGTGGTCGACGAGGTCCTCGACATCCTCGCCCTCGACCTCGCCTCGGCCACCCCCGAACTCGGCGCGCCCGAGCACCTCGGCCTTCGCTGGACCACCGAGGCCGAGGTGGTCCGTGCCGCGGAGGAGGTCTCGGTCCAGGTGTTCGGCGGCGCCGTGCCGCCCGAGGACGAGCTGGCCGCCATGCTCGAGCGGGACCGCAGGACGGTGGCGACCGGTGGTGGCGGCATCGTCGTGGCCTACGCCGACGACCGTCCGCTCGGCTTCGGCGGCGTCGGCGTCGTCGACGACGTGGCCCGGCTGTGGGGCGGCGCCGTGCTCGAGGAGGCCCGCGGCCGCGGCGTCTACCGTGCCGTCCTCGCGGAGCGGCTTCGCTACGCCCTCGCTCAGGGCGCGGCGATGGCGCTCGTCAAGGGCCGGGTCGCCACCTCCGGCCCGATCCTGCGCCGGGCCGGCTTCGCGCCCTACGGGCAGGAGCGCTCCTACCTGCTGCCGCTCTGA
- a CDS encoding MarR family winged helix-turn-helix transcriptional regulator, with amino-acid sequence MTEGLATAAQTGSIAVQLRRAEAAVRERLQPVLDEHGLSLEHWRILAVVEDTPGLGMSDVGAEAVVPAASMTRHMDKLVEHGLVVRRVDPADRRRAVVALSARGQRLAGRLRRAEGAVVLPEGPHPAAVAAAPQSGSR; translated from the coding sequence GTGACCGAAGGCCTCGCCACCGCTGCTCAGACCGGCAGCATCGCCGTGCAGCTGCGGCGGGCCGAGGCGGCCGTGCGCGAGCGGCTCCAGCCGGTCCTCGACGAGCACGGGCTGAGCCTGGAGCACTGGCGGATCCTGGCCGTCGTCGAGGACACGCCGGGCCTGGGCATGAGCGACGTCGGCGCCGAGGCCGTCGTCCCCGCGGCCAGCATGACCCGCCACATGGACAAGCTGGTGGAGCACGGGCTCGTCGTACGCCGCGTCGATCCCGCCGACCGCCGGCGCGCGGTCGTGGCGCTCTCGGCCCGGGGTCAGAGGCTCGCCGGGCGGCTGCGTCGCGCCGAGGGCGCCGTCGTGCTGCCCGAGGGGCCTCATCCGGCCGCCGTGGCCGCGGCGCCTCAGAGCGGCAGCAGGTAG
- the rlmN gene encoding 23S rRNA (adenine(2503)-C(2))-methyltransferase RlmN produces MSEPIKTLPLVFDEPRGRKKPPRHLADLTASERKALLEEKGLPGFRAKQLSTHYFSRLVDDPEQMTDLPAGQRAELVEALLPTLMTPLRTMEADKGTTRKTLWRLFDGALVESVLMRYPGRVTMCVSSQAGCGMACPFCATGQGGLQRNMSTAEIVEQVVAGARALARGEVPGGPGRVSNVVFMGMGEPLANYKAVIGAVRRLVDPSPDGLGMSARGITVSTVGLVPRIRQLTEEGIPVTLALSLHAPDDELRNELVPINTRFSVAETVEAAWDYARVTKRRVSIEYAMMRGINDQAHRADLLADVLNSYGDWGWVHVNLIPLNPTPGSKWTASDPADEREFVRRLEAKGIPTTVRDTRGSEIDGACGQLAAVEV; encoded by the coding sequence ATGTCCGAGCCGATCAAGACCCTTCCCCTCGTGTTCGACGAGCCCCGTGGGCGCAAGAAGCCGCCGCGGCACCTCGCCGACCTCACGGCCTCCGAGCGCAAGGCGCTCCTGGAGGAGAAGGGGCTGCCCGGCTTCCGCGCCAAGCAGCTCTCGACGCACTACTTCTCCCGCCTGGTCGACGATCCCGAGCAGATGACCGACCTCCCCGCCGGCCAGCGCGCCGAGCTGGTCGAGGCGCTGCTGCCGACGCTGATGACGCCGCTGCGCACCATGGAGGCAGACAAGGGGACCACCCGCAAGACCCTGTGGCGGCTCTTCGACGGCGCCCTCGTCGAGTCGGTCCTGATGCGTTACCCCGGCCGGGTCACCATGTGCGTGTCCAGCCAGGCCGGCTGCGGCATGGCCTGCCCGTTCTGCGCCACCGGTCAGGGCGGCCTGCAGCGCAACATGTCGACCGCCGAGATCGTCGAGCAGGTCGTCGCCGGCGCCCGCGCGCTCGCACGCGGCGAGGTGCCCGGCGGGCCCGGCCGTGTCTCCAACGTGGTGTTCATGGGCATGGGCGAGCCCCTGGCCAACTACAAGGCCGTGATCGGCGCCGTACGCCGCCTCGTCGACCCCTCGCCCGACGGCCTGGGCATGTCCGCGCGCGGCATCACGGTCTCGACGGTCGGCCTGGTGCCGCGGATCCGGCAGCTGACCGAGGAGGGCATCCCGGTCACGCTGGCGCTGAGCCTGCACGCCCCCGACGACGAGCTGCGCAACGAGCTGGTGCCGATCAACACCCGCTTCTCGGTCGCCGAGACCGTGGAGGCCGCCTGGGACTACGCCCGGGTGACCAAGCGCCGGGTGTCGATCGAGTACGCCATGATGCGCGGCATCAACGACCAGGCCCACCGCGCCGACCTGCTCGCCGACGTCCTCAACTCCTACGGCGACTGGGGCTGGGTGCACGTGAACCTGATCCCGCTCAACCCGACGCCCGGCTCGAAGTGGACCGCCTCCGACCCCGCCGACGAGCGCGAGTTCGTACGCCGGCTCGAGGCGAAGGGCATCCCCACCACGGTCCGCGACACCCGGGGCAGCGAGATCGACGGAGCCTGCGGGCAGCTGGCCGCCGTCGAGGTCTGA